In Electrophorus electricus isolate fEleEle1 chromosome 14, fEleEle1.pri, whole genome shotgun sequence, a single window of DNA contains:
- the arhgap44 gene encoding rho GTPase-activating protein 44 isoform X9, with the protein MKKQFNRMRQLANQTVGRAEKTEVLSDDLLQVEKRLELVKQVSHNAHKKLTACLQGQQGVDMDKRSLRSPSKKLALTTLAQCLMEGATILGDDSLLGKMLQMCGETQDHLAQELLLFEGQIDRDVIEPLYELAEVEIPNIQKQRKHLAKLVLDMDSARTRWHQCSKSSALSKEQAMGAKVEAVREEMEEAANRMEICRDQLSADMYSFVAKEIDYANYFQMLIEVQAEYHRKSLELLKNILPQIKAHQEAWVEKPCFGKPLEEHLKVSGREIAFPIEACVTMLLEWGLQEEGLFRVAPSASKLKKLKASLDCGVLDVQEYSTDPHAIAGALKSYLRELPEPLMTSELYDEWIQASNVQEQDKQLQALLLVCEKLPKSNNSNFRYLIKFLAKLSEYEDVNKMSPGNMAIVLGPNLLWPHTEGSITDMMTTVSLQIVRIVEPIIQHADWFFPGEIEFNLTGNYGSPMHTNHNANYSPMPSPDMDQSDYKQIEQGRRPLSVATDNMMLEFYRKDGSIRKIQSMGVRVMDPSWISRRGNPAHPQSSSTPHSVQPTTPPPDSPITEQPGELVTSPSPVPSPNSNDRTSVLKSKEPSPVLGQRFGQAISPSGGQIQLSDQNPYPLRKVPRPPAPLHCLPHPRSQALPPRPDLPSNPHGKDPLCHHLSHPAPLQEPAPSLWSPMLLPCWMDCPKGKACPQ; encoded by the exons GGCTGAAAAAACTGAGGTGTTAAGTGATGATTTACtgcag GTTGAGAAGCGTTTGGAACTGGTAAAACAGGTATCTCACAACGCACATAAGAAGCTGACAGCATGTCTCCAGGGGCAACAAGGAGTCGATATGGATAAGAGGTCTTTGCGATCTCCTTCG AAAAAACTGGCACTAACAACACTGGCGCAATGCCTTATGGAAGGAGCAACTATTCTGGGGGATGACTCACTGTTGGG GAAGATGCTACAGATGTGTGGGGAGACACAGGACCATCTGGCTCAGGAGCTTCTGCTGTTCGAAGGCCAAATTGACAGAGATGTCATAGAGCCACTCTACGAACTTgccgag GTTGAAATTCCCAATATCcaaaaacagaggaaacactTAGCCAAGCTGGTGCTGGATATGGACTCTGCACGGACACG ATGGCACCAGTGCTCCAAGTCTTCAGCTTTGTCTAAAGAACAGGCTATGGGAGCCAAGGTTGAGGCCGTCAgggaagagatggaggaggCAGCCAATCGCATGGAGATctgcagg gATCAGCTGTCAGCAGACATGTACAGTTTTGTGGCCAAAGAAATCGACTATGCAAACTACTTCCagatg TTGATTGAGGTGCAAGCAGAGTACCACAGAAAATCCTTGGAGTTGCTCAAGAACATTCTTCCTCAGATTAAAGCACACCAAG AGGCATGGGTGGAGAAGCCATGCTTTGGGAAACccctggaggaacacctgaAAGTGAGTGGCCGTGAGATCGCCTTCCCTATCGAGGCCTGTGTCACCATGCTGCTTGAGTGGGGTCTGCAGGAGGAG GGCCTTTTCCGCGTGGCACCATCAGCATCTAAGCTAAAGAAGCTGAAGGCATCACTGGACTGTGGCGTGTTAGACGTCCAGGAGTACTCCACCGACCCACATGCCATTGCTG GTGCACTGAAATCATATCTGCGGGAGCTTCCTGAGCCACTGATGACCTCAGAACTTTATGATGAGTGGATACAAGCATCCAA TGTCCAGGAGCAGGACAAGCAGCTGCAGGCCCTGCTGCTGGTGTGTGAGAAACTGCCAAAGTCCAACAACAGCAACTTCAG ATATTTAATAAAGTTCCTTGCCAAACTGAGTGAATATGAGGATGTTAATAAGATGAGTCCTGGGAACATGGCCATCGTCTTGGGTCCCAACCTGCTGTGGCCTCACACTGAGGG GAGTATTACTGATATGATGACCACTGTCTCACTGCAGATTGTGAGAATCGTCGAACCCATCATCCAGCATGCTGATTGGTTTTTCCCCGGGG AGATTGAGTTTAATTTAACAGGAAACTATGGCAGTCCTATGCACACCAATCACAATGCTAACTACAGCCCAATGCCCTCCCCTGACATGGACCAATCAGATTACAAGCAAATTGAACAAGGGAGACGCCCACTAAGCGTTGCCACAGACAACATGATGCTTGAATTTTACAGGAAAGATGG CAGCATTAGGAAAATACAGAG TATGGGCGTGCGTGTGATGGACCCCTCCTGGATTTCTCGGAGAGGAAATCCAGCTCATCCACAGAGCTCATCCACACCTCACAGTGTGCAACCTACCACCCCTCCCCCTGATTcaccaatcacagagcagcCTGGGGAGTTGGTaacctccccctccccagtTCCATCCCCTAATAGCAATGATAGGACCAG tGTGCTGAAGAGTAAGGAGCCTTCACCTGTACTTGGCCAAAGATTTGGTCAAGCAATATCGCCCTCTGGTGGGCAGATACAGCTATCTGACCAGAACCCCTACCCACTCCGCAAAG TGCCCAGACCTCCAGCCCCTCTGCACTGTCTTCCCCACCCTCGCTCGCAGGCACTCCCCCCAAGACCCGACCTGCCATCAAACCCCCACGGCAAAGACCCTCTCTGCCACCACCTGAGCCACCCAGCCCCACTCCAGGAACCAGCCCCCAGCCTCTGGAGCCCAATGCTGCTTCCTTGCTGGATGGACTGTCCCAAGGGGAAAGCATGTCCACAG TGA